In Musa acuminata AAA Group cultivar baxijiao chromosome BXJ3-11, Cavendish_Baxijiao_AAA, whole genome shotgun sequence, one DNA window encodes the following:
- the LOC135652212 gene encoding N-glycosylase/DNA lyase OGG1-like encodes MKPFQPLLATLAAPKPPSPLAGNMSKRRRVKPPLQPPSTPLPSSPSPSPPTKRKHGSTAPRLKPQRSLSAPLADAASGEWELLPVSRSELSLSLTFPTGQTFRWRRTDPSRFTGVVGPYLLSLRHLEGDPSGRVAFMLHNSDGGRSAAVRDALADYLNLGVSLADLWSRFSGADPRFAELAGQFDGGARVLRQEPVECVFQFLCSSNNNIGRIEKMVGVLSSFGEYLGTVGGFEFHEFPSLERLSLVTEQQLREAGFGYRAKYIVGAVRALQAKPGGGAEWLASLRGLELDKVIDALCTLPGVGPKVAACIALFSLDQHHAIPVDTHVWQIATRYLMPELAGTRLTPKLYRCVSEAFVAKFGEYAGWAQNVLFIGELPSQKVPIRLDVATLSKTESGDDEKRETKIAVANILSDDGSITRVEGVS; translated from the exons ATGAAACCTTTCCAGCCATTATTGGCCACCCTCGCCGCCCCCAAACCCCCGTCTCCTCTCGCCGGAAACATGAGCAAGAGGCGGAGGGTCAAGCCTCCGCTGCAGCCTCCCTCCacccctcttccttcttctccatcGCCGTCCCCGCCGACGAAACGGAAGCATGGCTCGACTGCTCCCCGTCTCAAGCCCCAGCGATCCCTCTCCGCCCCTTTGGCCGATGCTGCTTCTGGAGAATGGGAGCTCCTCCCTGTCTCCCGCTCCGAGCTATCCCTCTCCCTCACCTTCCCCACTGGCCAGACCTTCCGGTGGCGCCGCACCGACCCCTCCCGCTTCACCGGCGTTGTGGGGCCCTACCTCCTCTCCCTCCGACACCTCGAGGGCGATCCCTCTGGCCGCGTCGCCTTCATGCTCCACAATTCGGACGGCGGCAGAAGCGCCGCCGTGCGAGACGCCCTCGCCGACTACCTCAACCTCGGCGTGTCCCTCGCCGACCTCTGGAGCCGCTTCTCCGGCGCCGATCCACGCTTCGCCGAGCTAGCCGGCCAGTTCGACGGCGGCGCCCGTGTCCTCCGGCAGGAACCCGTGGAGTGTGTTTTCCAGTTCCTCTGCTCCTCTAATAACAACATCGGGCGGATTGAGAAGATGGTCGGCGTGCTGTCGTCGTTTGGGGAATATCTCGGGACGGTCGGAGGGTTCGAATTTCATGAGTTCCCGTCGCTTGAGAGGTTATCTCTTGTCACAGAGCAGCAGCTGCGAGAGGCTGGCTTTGGTTACAG GGCAAAATACATTGTTGGTGCAGTTAGAGCTCTGCAAGCAAAGCCTGGTGGAGGTGCAGAGTGGCTTGCCTCTCTTCGTGGGTTGGAGCTTGATAAGGTGATCGATGCACTTTGCACTCTACCAGGGGTGGGACCTAAGGTCGCTGCTTGCATTGCTCTTTTCTCCCTTGATCAGCACCATGCCATCCCTGTCGATACTCATGTTTGGCAG ATTGCAACCCGATATCTTATGCCAGAGCTTGCAGGCACACGGCTGACTCCGAAGCTCTACAGATGTGTGTCTGAGGCATTTGTGGCCAAATTTGGGGAATATGCCGGTTGGGCACAGAATGTACTTTTCATTGGTGAATTACCTTCCCAGAAGGTTCCTATTCGATTAGACGTTGCCACCCTGAGCAAGACAGAATCTGGTGATGATGAAAAACGAGAGACAAAAATTGCAGTCGCTAATATATTGTCAGACGATGGCTCAATCACTAG AGTTGAGGGTGTTTCCTAG